In a genomic window of Coprococcus eutactus:
- a CDS encoding LuxR C-terminal-related transcriptional regulator, whose protein sequence is MGEAATGNKGYYIKPKKAWRLLRTADDENVTSYIYGVSGSGKTTLVSRYLGTRKYMLVDAGGIRPDDLVIEVSNARKIIVIDNLHELSWGDVDTVREQIIELIRREDVWVILVGRCPVPPWLSAVRFQEGFYVVDSKLLMFSLEDIKKYAEYAGFSMNEAQVQRLYYETTGLPLAVEMCHIKYMEMACTSKMTDDMYNDFSRRVEDEMCNYLEYHVYDNWDVEMQEFLMEISVVDEFTTKQAEMITGRSDSELLIERAKWLGNFMTSRVDKDGNTQYQLQFYMRVSMRRRLKRKYEKERIRGLYENAGLFYRLNGDIRKALEMYENAGVTERIVSILVDNARHAANSGYYYDLKKYYLELPDHVIEKSPELMCGMSMLQSLLLNPDESERWYDRLKLYADENQGSARKNAKGLLLYLDIGLPHRGSVDVLKLLKSAYTMVFNKEVRIQEWSVTSNLPSMMNGGKDFCEWSKRDRELASKVGRIVEFVLGKYGKGLVNLALAESFLEKSGDNYEVATLAAKGRMQAEAGGKIEQCFVADGILAWLHLQNGKPQEALEVLNGIEEKAEKEEGQNLLPNIYAFETRCSLYRGDRAYVTEWMENAPDENVEFRIYDRFIYLTKVRVYLQSGRNEQAYSLLTKLRYYAEMMSRTYIGIECGVLMAVALQRLKNDDWKMAMCHVIDTAMEYSFTRVISREGAAVNTLINTCGWKVEKDGADDKEIATRRAYFRQLQKETESMTRYYPGYMKAGVDDVQLSETATAILKLQAEGLSRQKIADRLSMSEANVKYHLNQVYRKLGVTDKAGAVREASNRGLI, encoded by the coding sequence ATGGGAGAGGCAGCTACAGGTAATAAGGGATATTATATAAAACCGAAAAAAGCATGGAGACTTCTCAGAACGGCGGATGATGAGAATGTAACATCGTATATCTATGGAGTCAGTGGTTCGGGAAAGACGACTCTTGTCAGCAGATATCTGGGAACACGTAAGTACATGCTGGTGGATGCTGGCGGTATCAGACCGGATGACCTTGTGATAGAAGTCAGCAATGCAAGAAAAATAATTGTCATAGATAATCTGCACGAGCTCTCATGGGGAGATGTGGATACAGTGAGGGAGCAGATCATAGAACTCATTAGAAGAGAAGACGTATGGGTTATACTCGTTGGCCGGTGTCCGGTTCCCCCGTGGCTTTCTGCTGTAAGATTTCAAGAAGGATTTTATGTGGTGGACAGCAAGCTGCTTATGTTCAGTCTGGAGGATATAAAGAAGTATGCTGAATACGCTGGATTTAGTATGAATGAGGCACAAGTGCAGAGATTGTACTATGAGACTACAGGACTTCCGCTGGCTGTGGAGATGTGCCACATCAAATACATGGAAATGGCATGTACAAGCAAGATGACAGATGATATGTATAATGATTTTTCGAGACGCGTTGAGGATGAGATGTGTAATTACCTTGAGTATCATGTGTATGATAACTGGGATGTGGAAATGCAGGAATTTCTCATGGAAATATCCGTGGTGGATGAGTTTACAACAAAACAGGCTGAGATGATAACTGGAAGAAGTGACAGTGAGCTTTTGATCGAGAGGGCAAAGTGGCTTGGAAACTTTATGACCAGCCGGGTTGATAAGGATGGCAATACACAGTATCAGCTGCAGTTTTACATGAGGGTATCTATGCGCAGACGTCTTAAGCGGAAGTACGAGAAGGAACGTATAAGAGGCCTGTATGAGAATGCCGGGCTGTTTTACAGACTTAACGGAGATATAAGGAAAGCTCTAGAGATGTATGAAAATGCAGGAGTTACAGAGCGAATAGTTTCAATACTTGTCGATAATGCCAGACATGCAGCGAACAGTGGTTATTACTATGACCTGAAAAAATATTATCTGGAGCTTCCGGATCATGTCATCGAGAAAAGTCCTGAGCTTATGTGTGGTATGAGCATGCTGCAGTCACTCCTTCTAAATCCTGATGAGAGTGAAAGATGGTATGACAGACTAAAATTATATGCAGATGAAAACCAAGGAAGTGCCAGGAAAAATGCAAAGGGACTTTTGCTGTATCTGGATATTGGTCTGCCGCACAGGGGAAGTGTTGATGTATTAAAGCTTTTGAAGTCAGCATACACCATGGTTTTTAATAAAGAAGTAAGAATACAGGAATGGTCGGTTACATCCAATCTGCCATCAATGATGAATGGTGGAAAAGATTTCTGTGAGTGGAGCAAGAGAGACAGAGAGTTGGCGTCTAAGGTTGGCAGGATTGTTGAGTTTGTACTTGGAAAATACGGAAAAGGTCTTGTAAATCTTGCTTTGGCGGAGAGCTTTCTTGAAAAGAGCGGAGATAATTACGAGGTGGCAACGCTTGCGGCAAAGGGCAGAATGCAGGCGGAAGCAGGAGGAAAAATTGAGCAGTGCTTTGTTGCTGATGGTATATTGGCATGGCTGCATTTGCAGAACGGAAAGCCACAGGAGGCTCTTGAGGTTTTGAATGGAATAGAGGAAAAGGCTGAAAAAGAGGAAGGACAAAATCTCCTTCCCAATATATATGCATTTGAGACCAGATGCAGCCTGTACAGAGGAGATAGAGCCTATGTTACAGAGTGGATGGAAAATGCTCCGGATGAAAATGTTGAATTCAGGATATATGACAGGTTTATCTATCTCACCAAAGTAAGAGTATACCTTCAAAGTGGACGGAATGAACAGGCATATTCGCTGCTGACAAAGTTGAGGTATTATGCTGAGATGATGTCCCGTACGTATATAGGGATAGAATGTGGTGTGCTGATGGCTGTAGCTTTGCAGCGATTGAAAAATGATGACTGGAAAATGGCAATGTGCCATGTTATTGATACTGCGATGGAATACAGCTTTACAAGGGTTATATCCAGGGAAGGTGCGGCAGTGAATACTCTTATAAATACCTGTGGATGGAAAGTCGAGAAAGATGGTGCTGACGACAAGGAGATAGCCACAAGAAGGGCATATTTCAGACAACTGCAGAAGGAGACTGAGAGTATGACGAGATACTACCCCGGATATATGAAAGCGGGAGTGGATGATGTTCAGCTCAGTGAGACTGCTACAGCCATACTTAAATTGCAGGCAGAGGGCTTGTCCAGGCAGAAGATAGCGGACAGACTCAGCATGTCGGAGGCGAATGTAAAGTATCATCTGAACCAGGTGTACAGGAAACTCGGGGTGACTGATAAGGCCGGGGCGGTCAGGGAGGCATCTAACAGGGGACTTATCTAG